In a single window of the Elaeis guineensis isolate ETL-2024a chromosome 4, EG11, whole genome shotgun sequence genome:
- the LOC140857553 gene encoding probable plastid-lipid-associated protein 12, chloroplastic isoform X5 has product MKNESWSSIAANGLKGLQIVTADGRLENLVDPFPGFKISANGNLTKNLFACSNQPYRISNSSMYIVMMNDGALSVGTLKFPWILKASFTWNHFMSTARSE; this is encoded by the exons ATGAAAAATGAAAGCTGGTCATCCATTGCTGCTAATGGTCTTAAAGGTTTGCAG ATTGTAACAGCAGATGGACGACTGGAGAATCTGGTTGACCCATTTCCGGGTTTCAAAATCAGTGCTAATGGCAATCTTAC GAAAAACCTGTTTGCATGTTCTAACCAACCATA CAGAATATCCAACAGCAGCATGTACATTGTGATGATGAATGACGGGGCTCTTTCAGTTGGTACCTTAAAATTCCCTTGGATATTAAAAGCGAGTTTCACATGGAATCACT TTATGTCGACAGCAAGGTCAGAATAA